Below is a window of Hydrogenimonas sp. DNA.
CGAAATAGCGGCGGTTCTAAACGATGAAGATTCGGCACTTGCCGCCAGGATAGAGCGTGACTTCGTATCGGAACTGGAGGGGAGCTGCCAGGTTCCGATAGCCGTCAATGCGAAAATTTCGGCTGAGCGTGTAGTGGTGAGAGCCATGGTGGGTCTTCCCGACGGTACTGAGATCTTGAAGGAGATTATAGACGCTCCCAAAAGCGAAGCCCGCGATCTGGGAGTCCGTCTTGCCGATATCATGATAGAAGCGGGTGCCAAAGAGCTGCTGGAGAGAGCGGAGGCTATGGCGTTCAAGGATGAGCGCTGCGAGCGCCTCTAAAAGAGTCGGTTTAAGGGGAGTGATGAGATGGCGACCATGGCGCAATGGCTCGAGAGACTTGAGAGGGAGGGTGACCTCAAGATCATAGAGGAGCCGTGCGATATCGATCTGGAGATTGCACATATCGCATATATAGAGGTGAAAAAGTCCCCTTCAAGGGTGCTTCTTTTCAAGAGGCCGGTGAGCCGTGCCAAGGGAATAGAGTACGATATTCCGGTACTTATGAACATGTTCGCCGATTTCGAAGTTACCAAGAAGTTCTTCGGTCGCCATCCTGATGAGATAGCCGCCGAGATAGAGGAGCTTATGCATATGAGACCCCCGGAAGGTTTGATGGCGAAGCTCTCTTTGCTCCCGCGGCTCTTCGCTCTCAAAAATGTCTTTCCGAAGCGTCTGAAACAGCGGGGCCTTTGCCAGCAGGTCATACAGACGGCATCACAGGTAGACCTGGACAGGCTTCCCATACTGAAAACGTGGCCCGAGGACGGCGGGCCGTTCATAACTATGGGACAGGTATATACGAAGAGCCTGGACGGGAAGATGCAGAACCTCGGTATGTACAGGCTCCAGCAGTACGACAAAAAGCGCCTCGGGATGCACTGGCAGATACATAAAGATGCCAGCCACTTCTTCGACCAGTACAAAGAGGCCGGAAAGAAGATGCCCGTAACCGTGGCGATAGGAGGCGATCCGCTCTATATATGGTGCGGTCAGGCCCCGCTTCCTTACGGAATGTTCGAACTGATGCTCTACGGATTCGTAAGAAACGAGCCCGCGAAACTGGTGAAATCGATAACGAACGACATATGGATCCCCGAAGATGCGGATATTGTCATAGAGGGTGAAGTAGACCCCGAAGAGATGGTTATAGAGGGTCCTTTCGGAGACCATACCGGCTACTATACGCTCGAAGAGCCCTATCCGGTTATGGAGGTGACCGCCGTTACGATGAAGAGAGACCCCGTATACCAGGCCACTGTCGTGGGAAAACCGCCGCTTGAGGATAAATATATGGGGTGGGGAACAGAGCGAATCTTCCTCCCGCTTCTCAAGACTACCGCCCCCGATCTCATAGATTACCATATGCCCGAAAACGGTGTCTTTCACAACCTCATTCTCGCCAAGATGCAGACACACTACAAGGGGCACGCCAAACAGTTCATGCACGCGTTCTGGGGTGTGGGTCAGATGAGCTTCGTGAAA
It encodes the following:
- a CDS encoding UbiD family decarboxylase associated with menaquinone via futalosine; this translates as MATMAQWLERLEREGDLKIIEEPCDIDLEIAHIAYIEVKKSPSRVLLFKRPVSRAKGIEYDIPVLMNMFADFEVTKKFFGRHPDEIAAEIEELMHMRPPEGLMAKLSLLPRLFALKNVFPKRLKQRGLCQQVIQTASQVDLDRLPILKTWPEDGGPFITMGQVYTKSLDGKMQNLGMYRLQQYDKKRLGMHWQIHKDASHFFDQYKEAGKKMPVTVAIGGDPLYIWCGQAPLPYGMFELMLYGFVRNEPAKLVKSITNDIWIPEDADIVIEGEVDPEEMVIEGPFGDHTGYYTLEEPYPVMEVTAVTMKRDPVYQATVVGKPPLEDKYMGWGTERIFLPLLKTTAPDLIDYHMPENGVFHNLILAKMQTHYKGHAKQFMHAFWGVGQMSFVKHALFVGSDAPSLTDYEAVTEHILNRISPDRILLTEGIVDALDHSSPEALVGGKLGVDATGDEVAEGVESLLDDEELLSAMKAIDGSVTGLKQFLPHTKNPICVVTYKKERCVQNFFDDVRALHAHIKILVVVDDGRNSLENPYMLVWRVTNNIDALRDIRMEPFIMADATDKNGLDGYEREWPGDVLCDREVLDSLQQRGLIDIDDSFIEKFGLL